From Plasmodium berghei strain NK65 ny genome assembly, organelle: plastid:apicoplast, a single genomic window includes:
- the ORF79 gene encoding probable protein, unknown function, producing the protein MTNIFLYSKSNKTKYKTYKIYLYFKKYNKYNLIKLGIYNSKLNIISCIYYLLLKYLKYGFKLNKNIIKILLYKFKI; encoded by the coding sequence ATGACTAATATATTTTTATATTCTAAATCAAATAAAACTAAATATAAAACATATAAAATTTATTTATATTTTAAAAAATATAATAAATATAATTTAATTAAATTAGGTATTTATAATTCAAAATTGAATATTATTTCTTGTATTTATTATCTATTATTAAAATATTTAAAATATGGATTTAAATTAAATAAAAACATAATTAAAATTTTATTATATAAATTTAAAATTTAA
- the ClpM gene encoding chaperone protein ClpM, putative, whose translation MILNNLYCTHELIIIFLKAEYIALKYNNYFIMPIHLLLGLLLTNNLCTQFLNINKKLITNKLISLLLSKYTYYNNKNIINTIFSTKVINILIKLNNINFKVNSFNLLILLLNEKNNEIKYLFKYLNLKNLNFNYYIPNTIFPINIQLKLKEISTNILNLNFIYNYNNINIYKIQYRKLLQILNLTIKKHIYIEGEEENILSFLNILINNIINKTVPVYLYNTEIWVLKDLFNYDIYTIIDKIINISNYFINKKYKLILIIKNIELFNNDDNKLYYLYLLLNKICNSNIHIIIPLNKEKYNLYFKSYNLYINYFFNNIKLKDLSILQLFLILKNNIQNYINYYKINISNKILYELINLSKKHILNVNSPIIPLILLENSCSKKYLFNSNTKILNYNFTNILIKQKSSLTINDVKNSISEYLNISKINLFKNNKINKYNLIKLEQYLYNNIHGQNHIFNNIIPSIKQNLIGLKTKNKPIGSWILCGPSGTGKTELAKILAKQLFGSENELIRFDMSEYMEKHSISRLIGSPPGYIGYSEGGQLTEQVYNKPNCVILFDEIEKAHPDIYNIMLQILDEGRLTDTTGKLIDFTNTIILLTSNLGCPTNYDKYLNNKNYLNELDLKDIKNNIKSKITNYFKPELLNRLTNILIFNPLNIEALNLIFNKFITELKTKLYLNKLNIIISINNNLKYFIIKLTYNPLYGARPLKRLLELIFDKSISDLLLIYNKEYFNKNKYILYYFLNQYYKLKYNIYSL comes from the coding sequence ATGATCTTAAATAATTTATATTGTACACATGAATTAATTATAATATTTTTAAAAGCTGAATATATTGCATTAAAATATAATAATTATTTTATAATGCCTATTCATTTATTATTAGGATTATTATTAACTAATAATTTATGTACACAATTTTTAAATATAAATAAAAAATTAATAACTAATAAATTAATATCATTATTATTATCTAAATATACATATTATAATAATAAAAATATTATAAATACTATTTTTTCTACTAAAGTTATTAATATTTTAATTAAATTAAATAATATTAATTTTAAAGTAAATTCTTTTAATTTATTAATATTATTATTAAATGAAAAAAATAATGAAATTAAATATTTATTTAAATATTTAAATTTAAAAAATTTAAATTTTAATTATTATATTCCCAATACAATTTTTCCTATAAATATACAATTAAAATTAAAAGAAATTTCTACAAATATTTTAAATTTAAATTTTATTTATAATTATAATAATATAAATATATATAAAATTCAATATAGAAAATTATTACAAATTTTAAATTTAACTATAAAAAAACATATTTATATAGAAGGTGAAGAGGAAAATATACTTTCTTTTTTAAATATTTTAATTAATAATATTATTAATAAAACAGTACCTGTATATTTATATAATACAGAAATTTGGGTATTAAAAGATTTATTTAATTATGATATATATACAATTATAGATAAAATAATAAATATTTCTAATTATTTCATAAATAAGAAATATAAATTAATTTTAATTATAAAAAATATTGAATTATTTAATAATGATGATAATAAATTATATTATTTATATTTATTATTAAATAAAATTTGTAATTCAAATATTCATATAATAATACCATTAAATAAAGAAAAATATAATTTATATTTTAAATCTTATAATTTATATATAAATTATTTTTTTAATAATATCAAATTAAAAGATTTATCAATTCTTCAATTATTTTTAATATTAAAAAATAATATTCAAAATTATATAAATTATTATAAAATAAATATATCTAATAAAATATTATATGAATTAATTAATTTAAGTAAAAAACATATTTTAAATGTAAATTCACCTATAATCCCATTAATTTTATTAGAAAATTCTTGTTCTAAAAAATATTTATTTAATTCAAATACTAAAATTTTAAATTATAACTTTACAAATATTTTAATAAAACAAAAATCTTCATTAACAATAAATGATGTAAAAAATTCAATATCTGAATATTTAAATATTTCAAAAATTAATTTATTTAAAAATAATAAAATTAATAAATATAATTTAATCAAATTAGAACAATATTTATATAATAATATTCATGGTCAAAATCATATTTTTAATAATATTATACCATCTATAAAACAAAATTTAATAGGATTAAAAACTAAAAATAAACCTATAGGAAGTTGGATTTTATGTGGACCTAGTGGTACTGGTAAAACAGAATTAGCAAAGATATTAGCTAAACAATTATTTGGTTCTGAAAATGAATTAATTAGATTTGATATGAGTGAATATATGGAAAAACATTCTATTTCTAGATTAATTGGTTCACCTCCAGGTTATATAGGTTATTCAGAAGGAGGCCAATTAACAGAACAAGTATATAATAAGCCTAATTGTGTTATTTTATTTGATGAAATAGAAAAAGCACATCCTGATATTTATAATATAATGTTACAAATTTTAGATGAAGGTAGATTGACAGATACTACTGGTAAATTAATTGATTTTACAAACACAATAATTTTATTAACAAGTAATTTAGGATGTCCTACAAATTATGATAAATATTTAAATAATAAAAATTATTTAAATGAATTAGATTTAAAAGATATAAAAAATAATATTAAAAGTAAAATAACTAATTATTTTAAACCTGAATTACTAAATAGATTAACAAATATATTAATATTTAATCCTCTAAATATAGAAGCATTAAATTTAATTTTTAACAAATTTATTACAGAATTAAAAACAAAATTATATTTAAATAAATTAAATATTATTATATCTATTAATAATAATTTAAAATATTTTATAATTAAATTAACTTATAATCCTTTATATGGAGCACGTCCATTAAAAAGATTATTAGAATTAATTTTTGATAAATCTATAAGTGATTTATTATTAATTTATAATAAAGAATATTTTAATAAAAATAAATATATTTTATATTATTTTTTAAATCAATATTATAAATTAAAATATAATATTTATTCATTATAA
- the sufB gene encoding SufB protein, putative gives MINKLKLKKFLNIYNLNYKYQYNNKINLYLIRNGLNKNLIKNLSNNIYLYFFIYKFKIYSLKFLNMFKLPDWSFFECPNINYDNIIYYSSILKDSNLLVYLKTNLNINFLDTILIKNNSIDVIFDSISVLHTTQYFLKKLGIIFLSLFDVILKYPLLVKKYLGTVVSYKDNFFANINSIIFSEGSFCYVSKYIKCSFNLSTYFKTNSYDFAQFERTLLIASEFAYVGYLEGCTALMYKESQLHIAIVEVIVKNYGYVKYYTLQNWYRGDYLGNGGLYNFTTKRGICFYFAKLDWIQIELGSIITWKYPSTILKGNYSISNFYSISFLSNIQIADTGSKIYHIGSYTKSYIISKSISLNRSLNIFRGLVYIKPSSYRSYNYTECSSLIFGDSSLTVTLPYIKNYNNTSIIRQEAFISKIEILYLFLLMQRGLSITESISLIIMGFCSSIYNKLPFELNLEIPVLFSLKVKDVLK, from the coding sequence ATGATAAATAAATTAAAATTAAAAAAATTTTTAAATATTTATAATTTAAATTATAAATATCAATATAATAATAAAATAAATTTATATTTAATAAGAAATGGATTAAATAAAAATTTGATAAAAAATTTATCTAATAATATTTATTTATATTTTTTTATTTACAAATTTAAAATATATTCTTTAAAATTTTTAAATATGTTTAAATTACCAGATTGGTCGTTTTTCGAATGTCCTAATATTAATTATGATAATATTATTTATTATTCTTCTATTTTAAAAGATAGTAATTTGTTAGTATATTTAAAAACTAATTTAAATATAAATTTTTTAGATACTATTTTAATAAAAAATAATTCTATTGATGTTATTTTTGATAGTATATCTGTTTTACATACAACACAATATTTTTTAAAAAAATTAGGTATTATATTTTTGTCTTTATTTGACGTTATTTTAAAATATCCTTTATTAGTAAAAAAATATTTAGGAACTGTAGTTTCTTATAAAGATAATTTTTTTGCAAATATTAATTCAATTATTTTTAGTGAAGGATCTTTTTGTTATGTGTCTAAGTATATAAAATGTAGTTTTAATTTATCAACTTATTTTAAGACTAATTCTTATGATTTTGCACAATTTGAACGTACTTTATTAATAGCAAGTGAATTTGCATATGTTGGATATTTAGAAGGATGTACAGCTTTAATGTATAAAGAATCTCAATTACATATAGCTATAGTGGAAGTTATTGTTAAAAATTATGGTTATGTAAAATATTATACATTACAAAATTGGTATAGAGGAGATTATTTAGGGAATGGTGGATTATATAATTTTACTACAAAGCGTGGTATTTGTTTTTATTTTGCAAAATTAGATTGGATTCAAATAGAATTAGGATCTATAATAACCTGGAAATATCCTTCTACTATTTTAAAGGGAAATTATTCAATTAGTAATTTTTATTCAATATCATTTTTATCTAATATACAAATTGCAGATACTGGTAGTAAAATTTATCATATAGGATCTTATACTAAAAGTTATATAATTTCAAAAAGTATATCTTTAAATAGATCATTAAATATTTTTAGAGGATTAGTATATATAAAACCTAGTTCTTATAGATCTTATAATTATACAGAATGTAGTTCATTAATATTTGGTGATAGTTCTTTGACTGTAACTTTACCTTATATAAAAAATTATAATAATACTAGTATTATTAGACAAGAAGCATTTATATCAAAAATTGAAATTTTGTATTTATTTTTATTAATGCAACGTGGATTAAGTATTACTGAGTCTATTTCATTAATAATAATGGGATTTTGTTCTAGTATTTATAATAAACTTCCTTTTGAATTAAATTTAGAAATACCAGTATTATTTTCTTTAAAAGTAAAGGATGTATTAAAATAA
- the rpoC gene encoding RNA polymerase beta subunit, putative — MILYNNTNFIGLKLNILNPKQIIKWSSIIYKNKVIIGEVLIPNTINFNTGLPILNGLFCEKIFDYMYIWNCNCNKKLYDINNYSFFLYCKFCKNKLKININRKYKLGFIFLNIPILHLWYLTGPLKVASLLLNKNISYLKYLIYYKYFFNNIKYKQYFYYNKLNFKSIKINTSSINIISYLFSHNILYKKLKNLNLLVELLNNKELLLINNKHFKKDLYKKINLLNLFIINNIKPNWIFLDLLPILPAGLRPYYYINNNMYIISTINENYRLIILKNNKLKYWLYLRNNICFIFEIIEKRLLQQLIDYLLINKLILKNNNTFFNFSKIFQGKYSVIKYNLLGKRVDFSGRSVITVSPNLRYNNIGLPYYISINIFKPFLIKIFKNNNKFNIIFKSLLINKNLFIIKKFLNKLLQNQFVIINRAPTLHRMNLQSFIPILTEGYSLKFYPLGCSSFNADFDGDQMSIFLPLIKTSKFEANLNLNFDKNVISPSNDKNLFKNLQYYKLGISTLLNLNYNKLFNIYYFNSMDKIYELYINNNLNFFNLVWIKYINNNKIFYILTSVSRIILNLYMYIY; from the coding sequence ATGATACTTTATAATAATACTAATTTTATTGGATTAAAATTAAATATTTTAAATCCAAAACAAATTATTAAATGGTCTTCAATAATTTATAAAAATAAAGTAATTATAGGAGAAGTTTTAATTCCTAATACTATAAATTTTAACACAGGACTGCCTATATTAAATGGATTATTTTGTGAAAAGATATTTGATTATATGTATATATGGAATTGTAATTGTAATAAAAAATTATATGATATAAATAATTATTCATTTTTTTTATATTGTAAGTTTTGTAAAAATAAATTAAAAATTAATATAAATAGAAAATATAAGTTAGGATTTATATTTTTAAATATACCTATTTTACATTTATGGTATTTAACAGGTCCTTTAAAAGTTGCATCTTTATTATTAAATAAAAATATAAGTTATTTAAAATATTTAATTTATTATAAATATTTTTTTAATAATATAAAATATAAACAATATTTTTATTATAATAAATTAAATTTTAAATCTATTAAAATTAATACATCGTCTATAAATATAATTTCATATTTATTTTCACATAATATTTTATATAAAAAATTAAAAAATCTAAATTTATTAGTTGAATTATTAAATAATAAAGAATTATTATTAATAAATAATAAACATTTTAAAAAAGATTTATATAAAAAAATTAACTTATTAAATTTATTTATAATTAATAATATAAAACCTAATTGGATATTTTTAGATTTATTACCAATTTTACCAGCAGGATTAAGACCTTATTATTACATAAATAATAATATGTACATTATATCTACAATTAATGAAAATTATAGATTAATTATATTAAAAAATAATAAATTAAAATATTGGTTATATTTACGTAATAATATTTGTTTTATTTTTGAAATAATTGAAAAACGTTTATTACAACAATTAATTGATTATTTATTAATTAATAAATTAATTTTAAAAAATAATAATACTTTTTTTAATTTTAGTAAAATCTTTCAAGGAAAATATAGTGTTATTAAATATAATTTATTAGGAAAAAGAGTAGATTTCTCAGGTAGGTCTGTTATTACAGTAAGTCCTAATCTTAGATATAATAATATAGGGTTACCATATTATATTAGTATAAATATATTTAAACCTTTTTTAATAAAAATATTTAAAAATAATAATAAGTTTAATATTATATTTAAAAGTTTATTAATTAATAAAAATTTATTTATTATAAAAAAATTTTTAAATAAATTATTACAAAATCAATTCGTTATTATTAATAGAGCACCTACATTACATAGAATGAATTTACAATCATTTATACCTATATTAACTGAAGGTTATTCTTTAAAATTTTATCCTTTAGGATGTTCTAGTTTTAATGCTGATTTTGATGGGGATCAAATGTCTATATTTTTACCTTTGATTAAAACATCAAAATTTGAAGCTAATTTAAATTTAAATTTTGATAAAAATGTTATTTCCCCTTCAAATGATAAAAATTTATTTAAAAATTTACAATATTATAAATTAGGTATAAGTACATTATTAAATTTAAATTACAATAAATTATTTAATATTTATTATTTCAATTCTATGGATAAAATATATGAATTATATATTAATAATAATTTAAATTTTTTTAATTTAGTTTGGATAAAATATATAAATAATAATAAAATTTTTTATATATTAACTTCAGTTAGTAGAATAATTTTAAATTTATATATGTATATATATTAA
- the rpoB gene encoding RNA polymerase B: MIYLLYPNSIKNNYVISNLYLLLILEILYNLKYYILIINNSFKSDFNIIYFKLITLLTNININSIDTIQTINNLFKIILHLNFKFIFLKKNIKLNILIFILPLICNNTIILNGLYKTCIQLFKKNNKIFIIKFKKNNINIIYLYIYININLKLILEFNNTDIYCYFNNYKFNFIVLLLYLNKNLNIFVKSCNYIFKKIIIYNYLKFLIYETYNIYNIILLKLFILKINNNILFLNDIFKIILNIKFNFMYYINYMLDNIYNKKFYSIIEHLSLKCNIYINILKDKLLNFTKNLNIKTLLNNKKYINIILENININPLIQYSDQTNYLSEINQKFKINMITTGLNSKLILNNNLRELPRNILGYISLINTNEGLTCGLVNYLTINTNLNIKYKFITHYKYLFYNKYNFKLILDIFNKNFYNIYFNKIYLKKNINFNKSIILTINKNTFKINNIIRNIIYIPFTYLLSFIENLIPFIHYNDSIRNLMSIKMHTQIVPILYPTLSSIITNYNFIINKYLNYSIVAYQEGIVIYVSYIKIIIRDIFNRQIIYYLNNFKKLNQNILLTYKPVVWVGERINIGKILAVNSNLLYSEYSLGNNLLVGYGSYLGYEYEDAIIINKKILYNNLYTSLHLNIYEISLNIINNIPEICSINLPKLYNIHKKYLDKYGIIKEGTFLLPNTILVSKLIFMPFIFNNKSLVNIINFLFGSKLRIFKNKPVISTINDVGRIIKIEVLSNYLYNKVKNNSVYLKIRIYIGTQKYLQLGDKMCNRHGHKGVISYINDINDMPYLNNKIQPDLFVSAIGIPSRINIGQILEGIYGLNSLYLNNRYIISNNLNTNYYNNYINNFNYYKYNYNNNFEFNKISYNYNKYFLKNPFTGHLIQNSICLNNIYYYKLVHMVKDKLRYRFIGLYSELTQQPIKGNTKQGGQRFGEMEVWALEAFGASFLFKEFFTYKSDDIKSRKLFKNYLFNNNKIKNTFISETFKLIIKELQSLAINIETFCMYNDQNSNLIEKLPINIIY, encoded by the coding sequence ATGATATATTTATTATATCCAAATAGTATAAAAAATAATTATGTTATATCTAATTTATATTTATTATTAATTTTAGAAATTTTATATAATTTAAAATATTATATATTAATAATAAATAATTCATTTAAAAGTGATTTTAATATAATTTATTTTAAATTAATAACTTTATTAACAAATATTAATATAAATTCTATTGATACTATTCAAACTATAAATAATTTATTTAAAATAATTTTGCATTTAAATTTTAAATTTATTTTTTTAAAAAAAAATATAAAATTAAATATATTAATTTTTATTTTACCTTTAATATGTAATAATACTATAATATTAAATGGTTTATATAAAACATGTATTCAATTATTTAAGAAAAATAATAAAATTTTTATAATAAAATTTAAAAAAAATAATATTAATATAATTTATTTATATATATATATAAACATTAATTTAAAATTAATTTTAGAATTTAATAATACAGATATATATTGTTATTTTAATAATTATAAATTTAATTTTATAGTTTTATTATTATATTTAAATAAAAATTTAAATATATTTGTAAAATCTTGTAATTATATATTTAAAAAAATAATAATATATAATTATTTAAAATTTTTAATATATGAAACATATAATATATATAATATTATTTTATTAAAATTATTTATTTTAAAAATAAATAATAATATTTTATTTTTAAATGATATTTTTAAAATAATATTAAATATAAAATTTAATTTTATGTATTATATAAATTATATGTTGGATAATATTTATAATAAAAAATTTTATTCAATAATTGAACATTTATCTTTAAAATGTAATATATATATAAATATTTTAAAGGATAAATTATTAAATTTTACAAAAAATTTAAATATTAAAACTTTATTAAATAATAAAAAATATATAAATATTATTTTAGAAAATATAAATATAAACCCTTTAATTCAATATTCAGATCAAACAAATTATTTATCAGAGATTAATCAAAAGTTTAAAATAAATATGATAACTACAGGATTAAATTCTAAATTAATTTTAAATAATAATTTAAGAGAGTTACCTAGAAATATATTAGGATATATAAGTTTAATAAATACTAATGAAGGTTTAACTTGTGGGTTAGTAAATTATTTAACAATTAATACTAATTTAAATATAAAATATAAATTTATAACACATTATAAATATTTATTTTATAATAAATATAATTTTAAATTAATATTAGATATTTTTAATAAAAATTTTTATAATATTTATTTTAATAAAATTTATTTGAAAAAAAATATAAATTTCAATAAAAGTATAATATTAACTATAAATAAAAATACATTTAAAATAAATAATATTATAAGAAATATTATTTATATTCCTTTTACATATTTATTATCTTTTATAGAAAATTTAATACCTTTTATACATTATAATGATTCCATTAGAAATTTAATGAGTATAAAAATGCATACTCAAATTGTTCCTATTTTATATCCTACTTTAAGTAGTATTATTACAAATTATAATTTTATTATAAATAAGTATTTAAATTATTCAATAGTAGCTTATCAAGAGGGTATTGTTATTTATGTATCTTATATTAAAATAATTATAAGAGATATATTTAATAGACAAATAATATATTATTTAAATAATTTTAAAAAATTAAATCAAAATATATTATTAACATATAAACCTGTAGTGTGGGTAGGTGAAAGAATAAATATAGGAAAAATATTAGCGGTAAATTCTAATTTATTATATAGTGAATATAGTTTAGGTAATAATTTATTAGTAGGGTATGGTTCTTATTTAGGATATGAATATGAAGATGCTATTATTATTAATAAAAAAATTTTATATAATAATTTATATACTTCTTTACATTTAAATATTTATGAAATATCTTTAAATATTATTAATAATATACCAGAAATATGTAGTATAAATTTACCTAAATTATACAATATACATAAAAAATATTTAGATAAATATGGGATAATAAAAGAAGGTACGTTTTTATTACCAAATACGATTTTAGTATCTAAATTAATATTTATGCCTTTTATATTTAATAATAAGAGTTTAGTAAATATTATTAATTTTTTATTTGGTAGTAAATTAAGAATATTTAAAAATAAACCTGTTATTTCTACAATTAATGATGTAGGTAGAATTATTAAAATTGAAGTTTTATCTAATTATTTATATAATAAAGTTAAAAATAATAGTGTATATTTAAAAATTAGAATTTATATAGGAACACAAAAATATTTACAATTAGGTGATAAAATGTGTAATAGACATGGTCATAAAGGTGTTATTTCTTATATTAATGATATTAATGATATGCCTTATTTAAATAACAAAATACAACCTGATTTATTTGTAAGTGCTATTGGTATACCTTCTAGAATAAATATAGGTCAAATATTAGAGGGTATATATGGATTAAATAGTTTATATTTAAATAATAGATATATAATATCTAATAATTTAAATACTAATTATTATAATAATTATATTAATAATTTTAATTATTATAAATATAATTATAATAATAATTTTGAATTCAATAAAATATCATATAATTATAATAAATATTTTTTAAAAAATCCGTTTACGGGCCATTTAATACAGAATAGTATTTGTTTAAATAATATTTATTATTATAAATTAGTACATATGGTAAAAGATAAATTAAGATATAGATTCATAGGATTATATTCTGAATTAACTCAACAACCTATAAAAGGAAATACAAAACAAGGAGGTCAAAGATTTGGTGAAATGGAAGTATGGGCGCTAGAAGCGTTTGGGGCTTCTTTTTTATTTAAAGAATTTTTTACATATAAATCAGACGATATTAAAAGTAGAAAATTATTTAAAAATTACTTATTTAATAATAATAAAATAAAAAATACATTTATATCAGAAACTTTTAAATTAATTATAAAAGAATTACAAAGTTTAGCTATAAATATTGAAACATTTTGTATGTATAATGATCAAAATTCTAATTTAATAGAAAAATTACCTATAAATATAATATATTAA
- the rps2 gene encoding apicoplast ribosomal protein S2, translated as MFITFKDLLKSKIYIGNNYKNIYINNYKYIYKIKHNYCILNFTVIILYLYKLYLYIYNISLINNKILFIINNNLITNLIINICNLTNNFYIIKWIPGLLTNWYMFKKKIIIYLWLEKLFKNKYIINILSKKCLYNLNNIYNKLYKNINGIKNMIVLPKHICLLNYNGLILKEILKLKLILISFINLSLDSSYINIKILGNYNNYKSLKLIYKIIYTSIIHSKIKNM; from the coding sequence ATGTTTATTACATTTAAAGATTTATTAAAATCTAAAATTTATATAGGAAATAATTATAAAAATATTTATATTAATAATTATAAATATATATATAAAATAAAACATAATTATTGTATTTTAAATTTTACAGTAATTATTTTATATTTATATAAGTTATATTTATATATTTATAATATATCTTTGATAAATAATAAAATTTTATTTATTATTAATAATAATTTAATTACAAATTTAATTATTAATATATGTAATTTAACTAATAATTTTTATATTATTAAATGGATACCTGGATTATTAACAAATTGGTATATGTTTAAAAAAAAAATTATTATATATTTATGGTTAGAAAAATTATTTAAAAATAAATATATTATTAATATATTATCAAAAAAATGTTTATATAATTTAAACAATATTTATAATAAATTATATAAAAATATAAATGGTATAAAAAATATGATTGTATTACCTAAACATATTTGTTTATTAAATTATAATGGTTTAATATTAAAAGAAATTTTAAAATTGAAATTAATATTAATAAGTTTTATTAATTTAAGTTTAGATTCAAGTTATATAAATATAAAAATTTTAGGTAATTATAATAATTATAAATCTCTAAAATTAATATATAAAATAATATATACATCTATTATTCATAGTAAAATTAAAAATATGTAA
- the tufA gene encoding elongation factor Tu, putative: MNNKLFIRNKQHINLGTIGHVDHGKTTLTTAISYLLNLQGLSKKYSYSDIDSSPEEKIRGITINTTHIEYETLTKHCAHIDCPGHSDYIKNMIIGATQMDIAILVISIIDGIMPQTYEHLLLIKQIGIKNLIIFLNKEDLCNDEELIDFIKLEINELLTKYNFDLNNIHILTGSALNVIDIIQKNKNYEIIKSNIWIQKLNNLINIIDSIQIPIRNINDYFFMSIEDVFSITGRGTVVTGKIEQGCININNEVELLKFEKSSILTTVIGLEMFKKQLIQAQSGDNVGVLLRNVNKKDIKRGMILATPNKLKVYKLFTAEVYILTKEEGGRHKPFNIGYKPQFFIYTVDVTGEIKDIYLNNISQKVAIPGDKLTLTIELKHYIVLTLNMKFSIREGGKTIGAGIITNIIN; encoded by the coding sequence ATGAATAATAAATTATTTATAAGAAATAAACAACATATAAATTTAGGTACTATAGGTCATGTTGATCATGGTAAAACTACTTTAACAACAGCTATATCTTATTTATTAAATTTACAAGGATTATCAAAAAAATATAGTTATTCTGATATTGATTCATCTCCAGAAGAAAAAATAAGAGGTATAACTATAAATACAACACATATTGAATATGAAACTTTAACAAAACATTGTGCACATATAGACTGTCCAGGACATTCAGATTATATTAAAAATATGATTATTGGTGCTACACAAATGGATATAGCAATTTTAGTTATTTCTATTATAGACGGAATTATGCCTCAGACATATGAACATTTATTATTAATAAAACAAATAGGTATTAAAAATTTAATTATTTTTTTAAATAAAGAAGATTTATGTAATGATGAAGAATTAATAGATTTTATAAAGTTAGAAATTAATGAATTATTAACAAAATATAATTTTGATTTAAATAATATACATATATTAACTGGATCTGCATTAAATGTAATAGATATTATACAAAAAAATAAAAATTATGAAATAATTAAATCAAATATTTGGATACAAAAATTAAATAATTTAATAAATATAATTGATAGTATACAAATACCTATAAGAAATATAAATGATTATTTTTTTATGTCTATTGAAGATGTATTTTCAATTACTGGTAGAGGTACAGTAGTTACTGGAAAAATTGAACAAGGATGTATAAATATAAATAATGAAGTTGAACTTTTAAAATTTGAAAAATCTTCTATTTTAACAACAGTTATTGGATTAGAAATGTTTAAAAAACAATTAATACAAGCTCAATCTGGAGATAATGTGGGGGTATTATTAAGAAATGTTAATAAAAAAGATATTAAAAGAGGTATGATTTTAGCTACTCCTAATAAATTAAAAGTATATAAATTATTCACAGCTGAAGTATATATATTAACTAAAGAAGAAGGGGGTCGTCATAAACCTTTTAATATAGGATATAAACCTCAATTTTTCATATATACTGTAGATGTTACAGGTGAAATAAAAGATATTTATTTAAATAATATTAGTCAAAAAGTTGCAATTCCAGGTGATAAATTAACATTAACTATTGAATTAAAACATTATATTGTATTAACTTTAAATATGAAATTTTCAATAAGAGAAGGTGGTAAAACTATTGGGGCAGGTATTATAACAAATATTATAAATTAA
- the ORF51 gene encoding hypothetical protein, which translates to MNKKYMKNLNYYLNRYKKILKYNKNRIKLKYILYKKYILIIKKFRYLNII; encoded by the coding sequence ATGAATAAAAAGTATATGAAAAATTTAAATTATTATTTAAATAGATATAAAAAAATTTTAAAATATAATAAAAATAGAATTAAATTAAAATATATTTTATATAAAAAATATATTTTAATTATAAAAAAATTTAGATATTTAAATATTATATAA